A window of the Balaenoptera acutorostrata chromosome 13, mBalAcu1.1, whole genome shotgun sequence genome harbors these coding sequences:
- the ARVCF gene encoding splicing regulator ARVCF isoform X10, which translates to MPAELRQEQSPGSQASLAMMPEAPEVLEETVTVEEDPGTPTSHVSIITSEDGTTRRTETKVTKTVKTVTTRTVRQVPVGPDGLPLLDGGHPLGPFTDGPLDRHFLLRGGGPAATLSRTCLGSGGGFPDEPRDIPSYGSLSRGLGVRPPRGGLLGPGPGDGCFTLPSRREAFPTGPEPGPPAGRSQPERFQAEPYGLEDDTRSLAAEDEGGPELEPDCGTAARRRPDCGRGLRTRAYEDVADDGGELMEERPPFPATAAPLAQPEHGSLGSLDRAVRRSPSVDSARKEPRWRDPELPEVLAMLRHPVDPVKANAAAYLQHLCFENEGVKRRVRQLRGLPLLVALLDHPRAEVRRRACGALRNLSYGRDADNKAAIRDCGGVPALVRLLRAARDSEVRELVTGTLWNLSSYEPLKMVIIDHGLQTLTHEVIVPHSGWEPEPNEDSKPRDAEWTTVFKNTSGCLRNVSSDGAEARRRLRECEGLVDALLHALQSAVGRKDTDNKSVENCVCIVRNLSYHVHKEVPGADRYQEAEPRLPGSAMGAQRRRREDAGCFGGKKAKGKRDGEMDRNFDTLDLPKRTEAAKGFELLYQPEVVRLYLSLLTESRNFNTLEAAAGALQNLSAGNWVWATYIRATVRKERGLPVLVELLQSETDKVVRAVAIALRNLSLDRRNKDLIGSYAMAELVRNVRSAQAPMRPGACLEEDTVVAVLNTIHEIVSDSLDNARSLLQARGVPALVALGTSSQSVREAKAASHVLQTVWSYKELRGALQRDGWTKARFQSGSANAKGPKAPPSPGGLDDSTLPLVDKSLDGEKSGSRDVIPMEALGPDGYSTVDRRECRARGSDPAGEASEKESLKPDPGRKAPPPGPSRPAVRLVDAVGDAKPQPVDSWV; encoded by the exons ATGCCGGCCGAACTCAGACAG GAGCAGAGCCCGGGCAGCCAGGCCTCTCTGGCCATGATGCCGGAGGCGCCTGAGGTGCTGGAGGAGACAGTGACGGTGGAGGAGGACCCTGGCACCCCCACCTCCCATGTGTCCATCATCACGTCAGAAGATGGCACCACTCGTCGCACTGAGACCAAG GTCACCAAGACAGTTAAGACAGTGACCACTCGAACAGTGCGCCAGGTGCCCGTGGGCCCCGATGGCCTCCCTCTGCTGGATGGCGGCCACCCACTGGGCCCCTTCACCGACGGCCCGCTGGACCGACACTTCCTGCTGCGCGGGGGTGGCCCGGCGGCCACGCTCTCCCGCACCTGCCTTGGCAGCGGGGGCGGCTTTCCTGATGAGCCCCGCGACATCCCCAGCTATGGCAGCCTGTCCCGCGGACTGGGTGTGCGGCCCCCGCGTGGAGGCCTCCTGGGCCCAGGCCCCGGTGATGGCTGCTTCACGCTGCCCAGCCGCCGGGAGGCCTTCCCCACAGGCCCTGAGCCTGGGCCGCCAGCCGGCCGCTCCCAGCCCGAGCGGTTCCAGGCAGAGCCGTATGGCTTGGAGGACGACACTCGCAGCCTGGCTGCTGAGGACGAGGGGGGCCCGGAGCTGGAGCCTGACTGTGGCACAGCCGCGCGGAGGAGGCCAGACTGTGGGCGGGGCCTGCGCACCAG GGCCTACGAGGACGTGGCGGACGATGGCGGTGAGCTGATGGAGGAGCGGCCCCCCTTCCCGGCCACGGCGGCGCCTCTGGCCCAGCCGGAACATGGCAGCCTGGGCAGCCTGGACCGGGCAGTGCGGCGCTCGCCCTCGGTGGACAGTGCCCGCAAGGAGCCGCGCTGGCGGGACCCCGAGCTGCCCGAGGTGCTGGCCATGCTGCGGCACCCCGTGGACCCCGTGAAGGCCAACGCAGCCGCCTACCTGCAGCACCTGTGCTTCGAGAACGAGGGTGTCAAGCGCCGCGTGCGGCAGCTGCGGGGGCTGCCGCTGCTTGTGGCCCTACTGGACCACCCGCGGGCGGAGGTGCGGCGCCGGGCCTGTGGGGCGCTGCGGAACCTCTCGTATGGCCGGGATGCTGACAACAAGGCCGCCATCCGGGACTGTGGCGGTGTGCCTGCCCTGGTGCGCCTCCTTCGGGCCGCCCGGGACAGCGAGGTCCGTGAGCTCGTCACAG GCACACTCTGGAACCTGTCGTCCTACGAACCCCTGAAGATGGTCATCATTGACCACGGCCTGCAGACGCTGACCCACGAGGTCATTGTGCCGCACTCGGGCTGGGAGCCAGAGCCCAACGAGGACTCCAAGCCACGGGATGCTGAGTGGACGACTGTCTTCAAGAACACATCAGGCTGCTTGAG GAATGTGAGCTCAGATGGTGCAGAGGCCCGGCGGCGACTCCGTGAGTGTGAGGGGCTGGTGGACGCACTCCTGCACGCCCTGCAGTCGGCCGTGGGCAGGAAGGACACGGACAACAAG TCGGTGGAGAACTGCGTGTGCATCGTGCGGAACCTCTCCTACCACGTGCACAAGGAGGTGCCGGGGGCCGACAGGTACCAGGAGGCCGAGCCCAGGCTCCCGGGCAGTGCCATGGGCGCCCAGCGCCGGAGGAGGGAGGATGCCGGCTGCTTTGGTGGCAAGAAGGCCAAAG GGAAGAGGGATGGTGAGATGGACCGGAACTTTGACACTCTGGACCTACCCAAGCGGACTGAGGCTGCCAAAG GCTTCGAGCTGCTGTACCAGCCCGAGGTAGTGCGTCTTTACCTGTCCCTCCTGACGGAGAGTCGGAACTTCAACACTCTGGAGGCCGCGGCCGGTGCCCTGCAGAACCTCAGTGCCGGCAACTGGGTG TGGGCCACGTACATCCGCGCCACGGTGCGCAAGGAGCGCGGGCTGCCGGTGCTGGTGGAGCTGCTGCAGTCGGAGACCGACAAGGTGGTGCGCGCCGTCGCCATCGCCCTGCGCAACCTCTCGCTGGACCGGCGCAACAAGGACCTCATTG GGAGCTACGCGATGGCCGAGCTCGTGCGAAACGTGCGCAGCGCGCAGGCACCCATGCGACCCGGGGCCTGTCTCGAGGAGGACACAGTGGTGGCCGTGCTCAACACCATCCACGAGATTGTGTCTGACAGCCTGGACAACGCGCGCTCGCTGCTGCAGGCCCGCGGTGTGCCTGCGCTGGTGGCACTTGGCACCTCCAG CCAATCGGTGCGCGAGGCAAAGGCCgcatcccacgtgctgcagacgGTGTGGAGTTACAAGGAGCTGCGTGGTGCCCTGCAGAGGGACGGCTGGACCAAGGCGCGCTTCCAG TCGGGTTCTGCTAATGCCAAGGGCCCCAAGGCACCACCGAGTCCTGGAGGCTTGGACGATAGCACGCTGCCGCTGGTGGACAAGAGCCTGG ACGGCGAGAAGTCAGGCAGCCGAGACGTGATCCCCATGGAGGCACTTGGCCCAG ATGGATACTCCACCGTTGACCGGAGGGAGTGCAGGGCTCGAGGCAGTGACCCTGCAGGGGAGGCCTCTGAGAAGGAGTCGTTGAAA CCCGACCCCGGCAGGAAGGCTCCTCCTCCCGGGCCCAGCAGACCCGCGGTCAGGCTGGTGGACGCCGTGGGGGATGCTAAGCCTCAGCCTGTTGACTCCTGGGTCTAG